Proteins found in one Primulina eburnea isolate SZY01 chromosome 16, ASM2296580v1, whole genome shotgun sequence genomic segment:
- the LOC140816485 gene encoding LOW QUALITY PROTEIN: eukaryotic translation initiation factor 2A (The sequence of the model RefSeq protein was modified relative to this genomic sequence to represent the inferred CDS: deleted 1 base in 1 codon) encodes MEVADPSKLLDILVRDPEGFSIWNGPPFINGQPSIKHDKVLCTSTKFSEDGSKLTVMRSDSFISTYDCKSFKEIRSLQVPNVLASSISPRGTYLQTFQKATSPQDKNMIVWKIDTGESVYQMFQKNMTKATWPSICFSSDEAVACRLATNEVQFFDPTDFSKGIIHRVRVPGIAAFELSKTPGLYVAAFVPESKGMPANVQIFTCAKEVQSQPVARRSFFRCSSVQLNWNRGSTGLLVVVQSDVDKTNQSYYGESKLSYLTTNGTHEGLVPLRKEGPVHDVQWSYTGKEFAVVYGFMPAMATIFDKKCNPLLELGTGPYNTIRWNPKGKFVCLAGFGNLPGDMAFWDYSEKKRLGTTKAELSVTSEWSPDGRFFMTATTAPRLQVDNGIKIFHHNGSLYFKTMLDKLFQAEWKPESPDKFGDIAETLKALDSLKMEDMTKQGQGSRAGQVSSRADASSANPPVHKPAAYRPPHAKAAAAIQAELFGGTPPGEMSKNASKNKKKREKQKEKKAAEAASGTT; translated from the exons ATGGAAGTTGCCGACCCCTCAAAGTTGTTAGACATATTAGTAAGAGATCCAGAGGGTTTTTCAATTTGGAATGGCCCTCCATTTATCAATGGGCAACCTAGCATCAAGCATGATAAAGTTTTGTGCACCAGTACAAAGTTCAGTGAGGATGGATCGAAACTCACAGTTATGCGATCAGACTCTTTTATTAGCACATACGATTGCAAAAGCTTTAAAGAGATAAGATCTTTGCAAGTCCCGAATGTTCTTGCTTCCAGCATATCTCCACGTGGAACTTATCTTCAGACCTTTCAGAAAGCTACGTCACCACAGGATAAGAACATGATTGTGTGGAAGATAGATACCGGTGAATCTGTTTATCAGATGTTCCAGAAGAACATGACAAAGGCAACATG GCCCTCTATTTGCTTCAGCTCTGACGAAGCTGTTGCGTGTCGTTTGGCAACAAATGAAGTTCAATTCTTTGACCCTACTGATTTCTCTAAAGGGATCATTCATAGGGTTAGAGTGCCTGGAATAGCTGCATTTGAACTTTCTAAAACTCCTGGATTGTATGTGGCAGCATTTGTTCCAGAATCAAAG GGAATGCCAGCCAATGTACAAATATTTACTTGTGCGAAGGAGGTACAAAGTCAACCTGTTGCTCGACGAAGTTTTTTCAGATGCTCATCGGTGCAACTGAACTGGAACCGTGGTTCCACCGGGCTTTTAGTAGTTGTGCAGTCAGATGTTGATAAAACCAATCAGAGTTACTATGGAGAATCAAAGTTGAGTTATTTGACGACAAATGGAACTCATGAAGGACTAGTGCCACTTC GCAAAGAAGGCCCTGTTCATGATGTTCAATGGTCATATACTGGTAAGGAGTTTGCAGTTGTATATGGAT TTATGCCTGCAATGGCAACTATATTTGACAAGAAATGCAATCCTTTACTGGAGCTGGGTACCGGTCCTTACAATACTATCAGATGGAATCCAAAGGGAAAGT TTGTATGTCTGGCAGGCTTTGGGAATTTACCTGGTGATATG GCTTTTTGGGATTATTCGGAAAAGAAGAGGTTA GGAACTACAAAAGCTGAATTATCAGTGACGAGTGAATGGTCTCCAGATGGACGGTTTTTTATGACTGCCACCACAGCTCCAAGGCTACAGGTTGACAATGG CATCAAAATCTTTCACCACAATGGATCGTTGTATTTCAAGACGATGCTTGACAAGCTATTCCAG GCAGAATGGAAACCAGAGTCACCTGATAAGTTCGGTGATATTGCAGAAACTTTGAAGGCTCTCGACTCTTTGAAAATGGAAGACATGACAAAACAAG GACAAGGTTCAAGAGCAGGTCAAGTGTCCTCAAGAGCTGATGCTTCTTCTGCCAACCCTCCCGTACATAAGCCTGCTGCTTATCGCCCACCTCATGCTAAAGCTGCGGCTGCAATTCAGGCGGAG CTGTTTGGAGGAACCCCTCCTGG GGAGATGAGCAAGAATGCATcgaaaaacaagaagaagagagagaaacaaaaagaaaagaaagctgCAGAAGCTGCCAGTGGGACAACCTGA
- the LOC140816486 gene encoding 3-ketoacyl-CoA synthase 12-like, producing MCARVYIYRCTGCTYNSTILTEKRMEPLMITLSFLSLLFFLCILYEIASQTRDRCCYLLHYECHKPSNDRKISTKFCGEIIMRNKNLGLQEHQFLLRAIVNSGIGEDTYGPRNIIEGRENSSILRDGILEMDEFFIQTLDQLFQKTSVSPQDIDVLVVNVALLAPIPSLTSRIINRYKMRHDIKTFNLTGMGCSASLISINLVENFFKSKKNAFAVVVTSESIAPNWYSGKDKSMILTNCLFRSGGCSILLTNNRAFKDRAKMRLNCLVRTHLGASDEAHTCCMQKEDDQGTLGFFLGKNLPKVATRAFAKNIAKLAPKVMPLTELIRYAALKFLKRAAILNLKAGIDHFCLHPGGTAVIEEIRKGLGLTENDVEPSRMTLHRFGNTSASSLWYVLGYMEAKKRLRKRDKVWMISFGSGFKCNSCVWEVVRDLADGNVWEETIAGYPLKTTANPYMQQYGWIYQEKSESYTGEEPKNRSV from the coding sequence ATGTGTGcgcgtgtgtatatatatagatgtacCGGTTGTACATACAATAGCACAATATTAACAGAAAAGAGAATGGAACCACTGATGATAACCTTGAGTTTTCTTTCTCTTCTGTTTTTCCTTTGCATTCTGTATGAGATTGCTTCTCAAACAAGAGATCGATGCTGCTACCTTCTGCATTACGAGTGCCACAAACCTTCAAATGACAGAAAAATTAGCACAAAATTCTGCGGCGAAATCATTATGCGAAACAAAAATCTTGGCCTCCAAGAGCACCAGTTCCTCTTGCGTGCCATCGTGAATTCAGGGATAGGAGAAGACACTTACGGCCCGAGAAACATCATCGAGGGACGAGAAAATTCTTCGATTCTTCGAGATGGGATTCTTGAGATGGATGAGTTCTTCATCCAGACACTAGACCAGCTGTTTCAAAAGACGAGTGTTTCTCCACAAGATATCGACGTACTTGTTGTGAATGTAGCTTTACTTGCTCCAATCCCTTCTCTGACATCAAGAATAATAAACCGTTATAAAATGAGGCATGATATCAAAACTTTCAATCTCACGGGCATGGGATGCAGTGCAAGCCTCATTTCCATCAATCTCGTGGAGAACTTTTTCAAGTCAAAAAAGAATGCTTTTGCGGTTGTGGTAACTTCCGAGTCCATAGCTCCAAACTGGTATTCTGGGAAAGACAAGTCGATGATTCTCACCAACTGCTTGTTCCGCTCAGGAGGATGCTCGATTCTCCTGACAAACAACAGAGCATTTAAAGATCGAGCAAAAATGAGGTTGAACTGTCTGGTTCGTACTCATTTGGGAGCTAGTGATGAAGCACACACTTGTTGCATGCAAAAGGAGGATGATCAAGGGACGCTTGGATTTTTCCTTGGTAAGAACCTCCCGAAGGTTGCGACTCGGGCTTTTGCCAAGAATATAGCAAAGTTAGCACCAAAAGTCATGCCATTAACAGAACTTATCAGGTATGCAGCGCTGAAATTTCTGAAAAGAGCAGCAATTCTCAATCTTAAAGCCGGCATAGATCATTTCTGTCTACATCCTGGTGGTACGGCTGTGATTGAAGAAATTAGGAAGGGTTTGGGGCTAACTGAGAATGACGTGGAGCCGTCTAGAATGACTCTTCATCGATTTGGAAACACGTCAGCAAGCAGCCTTTGGTATGTGTTGGGGTACATGGAGGCAAAGAAGAGGCTAAGGAAAAGGGACAAAGTTTGGATGATCAGTTTTGGTTCTGGTTTCAAGTGCAATAGTTGTGTGTGGGAAGTTGTTCGTGATTTGGCGGATGGAAATGTGTGGGAGGAAACAATCGCTGGCTACCCTCTAAAGACCACAGCCAATCCTTACATGCAGCAATATGGTTGGATCTATCAAGAGAAATCTGAGTCATACACAGGTGAAGAACCCAAAAATCGTAGTGTCTGA
- the LOC140816487 gene encoding uncharacterized protein has product MASTSNNLTEIRLNPIEATPESFHEFGQVIEASPDGDEFGPQDAQIDLSRGIPRLYVMHLEDRPLKFSSITHHASVTQCLGSIGGHSWYLGVAKPSLVDPSEIKGVVGADILQSHCGHFYVPPAVDDVRVFKISGPKFLKLNKGTWHAGPLFLHKAMDFYNLELSNTNVVDHTTHYFAKKNNVVFVMNE; this is encoded by the exons ATGGCGTCAACCTCGAACAACTTGACGGAGATTAGGCTGAATCCCATTGAAGCAACCCCGGAGTCCTTCCATGAATTCGGGCAAGTGATCGAAGCCTCGCCGGACGGCGACGAGTTCGGACCCCAAGACGCGCAGATCGACCTCTCCCGTGGGATACCGAG GCTGTATGTCATGCATCTAGAAGACCGGCCTCTCAAATTTTCCTCAATTACACACCACGCCAGTGTGACCCAGTGCCTTGGTTCAATTGGTGGTCATTCATGGTATCTTGGAGTTGCCAAGCCATCTCTTGTTGATCCAAGTGAAATCAAGGGCGTCGTTGGAGCAGACATTTTGCAATCGCATTGTGGTCATTTCTATGTCCCTCCAGCTGTTGATGATGTGCgtgtttttaaaatttcagGTCCCAAGTTTTTGAAGCTTAATAAGGGTACATGGCATGCTGGCCCATTATTCCTGCACAAAGCAATGGACTTCTATAATCTGGAATTGAGCAATACAAAT GTGGTAGATCACACAACACATTATTTTGCAAAGAAGAACAATGTTGTTTTTGTGATGAATGAGTAG